In Vigna radiata var. radiata cultivar VC1973A unplaced genomic scaffold, Vradiata_ver6 scaffold_415, whole genome shotgun sequence, the following are encoded in one genomic region:
- the LOC106755478 gene encoding probable dolichyl pyrophosphate Glc1Man9GlcNAc2 alpha-1,3-glucosyltransferase — MGKEKLSFKEVHHSHSPKTTLWWFFLVATCIKVLLFPSYRSTDFEVHRNWLALTHSLPLSQWYFDETSPWTLDYPPFFAYFERFLSIFAHLIDPQIVHLQEGLNYSSNKVVYFQRVTAILSDLSLLYGVYRLTRNLDSKKQKLVWSLIIWSPVLFIVDHVHFQYNGFLIGILLISLSYLEEGRDLLGGCIFAVLLCFKHLFAVAAPVYFIYLLRHYVWGGMIRGFSRLLIMGGVVTAVFASAFGPFFYLGQIEQVIRRLFPFGRGLCHAYWAPNFWVFYIMSDKGLAFILRKLGFNIQMPAASFTAGLVGDSSPFSVLPQIKPYVTFIMVLLALSPCLFKAWKNPQPQMISRWIAYAYTCGFLFGWHVHEKASLHFVIPLAIVAPQTPEDARHYFLLSIVSCYSNFPLLFEAQEYPIKVLLLLLHSILMWSGFSAQFYVGAETARAPSTISKKKADEFGSEDSWGETVKKKNGFVIGWTERIYLIGLVVVEIWGQILHPLILGDKFAFAPLMLISIYCAFGIMYSWIWQLISIVKYL, encoded by the exons ATGGGAAAAGAGAAACTAAGCTTCAAAGAAGTCCATCATTCTCATAGCCCCAAAACAACTCTCTGGTGGTTCTTTCTTGTAGCTACCTGCATTAAAGTTCTACTTTTCCCATCCTACCGTAGTACAGATTTTGAGGTGCATCGCAACTGGCTGGCTTTGACCCACTCTCTCCCTCTTTCCCAGTGGTACTTTGATGAGACAAGTCCATGGACCCTTGATTACCCACCATTCTTTGCCTATTTTGAACGCTTTCTATCTATTTTTGCTCACCTCATCGATCCCCAAATTGTGCACCTTCAGGAGGGCCTGAATTATAGCTCAAACAAGGTGGTTTATTTCCAAAGAGTTACTGCAATACTTTCTGATTTGTCTCTTCTTTACGGGGTTTACAGACTTACTCGAAATTTGGATTCAAAAAAGCAGAAGTTGGTCTGGTCATTGATTATTTGGTCACCAGTGCTTTTTATAGTGGACCATGTGCATTTTCAGTACAATGGATTTCTCATTGGGATTTTGTTGATATCACTTTCATATTTGGAGGAAGGAAGGGATTTGTTAGGTGGGTGTATCTTTGCTGTTCTCTTGTGCTTTAAACATTTATTTGCAGTGGCAGCACCagtctattttatttatttgttgagaCACTATGTTTGGGGTGGAATGATAAGAGGCTTCAGTCGACTTTTGATTATGGGAGGAGTGGTTACAGCAGTGTTTGCATCTGCTTTTGGACCATTTTTCTACCTTGGGCAG ATAGAACAAGTCATTCGGCGATTGTTTCCATTTGGCAGGGGGCTTTGCCATGCATACTGGGCCCCAAATTTTTGGGTATTCTATATTATGTCAGATAAAGGGCTTGCTTTCATATTAAGAAAACTTGGGTTCAATATCCAGATGCCAGCAGCTTCATTCACTGCTGGTCTTGTAGGGGATTCCTCACCATTTTCTGTACTACCTCAG ATCAAACCATATGTGACCTTTATAATGGTTCTTCTTGCCTTATCTCCTTGCCTTTTCAAGGCTTGGAAGAATCCACAGCCACAGATGATTAGTAGATGGATAGCCTATGCTTATACCTGTGGTTTTCTTTTCGGATGGCACGTGCATGAGAAGGCATCTCTCCATTTTGTAATTCCACTTGCCATTGTTGCACCTCAAACTCCGGAGGATGCAAGGCATTACTTTTTGCTGTCAATAG TATCTTGCTATTCAAATTTTCCGCTACTATTCGAGGCACAAGAGTATCCGATCAAAGTTTTGTTGCTGCTTCTACACTCCATTTTGATGTGGTCAGGCTTTTCAGCACAATTTTATGTTGGGGCTGAAACAGCGAGAGCGCCAAGTACTATTTCAAAGAAAAAGGCTGATGAATTTGGATCTGAAGATAGTTGGGGTGAAaccgtgaagaagaagaatggttTTGTTATTGGGTGGACTGAGAGGATTTATCTGATAGGTCTTGTAGTTGTGGAGATATGGGGCCAAATTTTACACCCTCTAATTTTGGGTGATAAGTTTGCATTTGCACCACTCATGTTGATCTCCATATACTGTGCTTTTGGGATCATGTACTCTTGGATTTGGCAGTTGATATCCATAGTTAAATACCTTTAA